The following DNA comes from Candidatus Moraniibacteriota bacterium.
CAAAGAGAAAGCAAATTTCTTGATTTTAATATGTCGGAGATTGAAGTAAATTATCCCAAAGAAGAAAAGTTCGGCGATTATAGCACTAATGCGGCAATGGTTTTGGCAAAAAAATTAATGAAAAACCCGATAGAAATAGCTGAAGAAATCAAAAATCAAATACCTGCCTCGCCGGCAGGCGGGTCAAAAATCAAAAATAATAGTTTTGATAAAATTAAGATTGCAAAGCCAGGGTATATTAATTTTTACCTCTCGGAAAAATATTTACAGGAAAAAGTTGCCGAAATTAATGAGCAAAAAGAAAACTTCGGAAATAGTGAAATTGGCAGGGGGATAAAAATAAATAATGAATTTATTTCTGCCAATCCGACTGGGCCGCTACATCTTGGAAACGGACGCGGGGGATTTTATGGCGATTTAATTGGCAGAGTTTGCAAGAAAGCTGGATTTGGAGTTGTGAATGAATATTACAAAAATGATGCCGGCGAACAGGCATTGAAATTCGCTCACAGTTTTCATAAAGATGATCAGGCTGTTTATATCGGAGAGTATATTGATGAATTACGCAATAAACACAAAGAAATTCTCGATAAATCCATTCAAATGTCTGTGGCTCCATCAGCAGCAGCGGTCATGGATGATTACATAAATCCTGCTATCGAGAAAATGCAAATAGAATTTGATGTGTTTATATCCGAGAAGTCCTTATATGACGATGGTTTTGTGGATCGTGCCATTGAAATGTTGAAAAACAAAAAATTAACCTACAAAAAAGATAATGCTTTATGGCTGAAAACGACAGAATTTGGCGATGATAAAGATAGAGTTCTAGTGAAAAGCAATGGGGAAAAAACATATTTTGCTTCTGACTGCGGATACATTTTAAATAAAATCGAAAGAGGATTCCATAAAATTATTGAAATTTGGGGAGCGGATCATCATGGATACATGAGACGTTTTGAATCAGCGGCCAGAGCACTCGGATTTACTGGAGAATTAAAATTCATTATCGCTCAGCTTGTAAGATTGGTTAAGGACGGCAAAGAGGTAAAGATGAGCAAACGCGCGGGTAATGTGGTCTATATTGACGAGCTTATCGATAAAGTCGGGCATGATGTGGCAAGATTTTTCTTTCTACTGTATTCTCCGGACACGCATATGAATTTTGACTTGGGACTGGCTGAAGAACGTTCAGAAAAAAATCCTGTCTTTTACGTACAATATGCACATGCCAGAATTTGCAGTATATTAAGAAAATCCGAAATCCTAAATCTGAAATCCGAAAATTTACATTTACTAACTTACGAAAAAGAATTAAGCTTGATTA
Coding sequences within:
- the argS gene encoding arginine--tRNA ligase, with translation MKEKVENIIKEAILNLQRESKFLDFNMSEIEVNYPKEEKFGDYSTNAAMVLAKKLMKNPIEIAEEIKNQIPASPAGGSKIKNNSFDKIKIAKPGYINFYLSEKYLQEKVAEINEQKENFGNSEIGRGIKINNEFISANPTGPLHLGNGRGGFYGDLIGRVCKKAGFGVVNEYYKNDAGEQALKFAHSFHKDDQAVYIGEYIDELRNKHKEILDKSIQMSVAPSAAAVMDDYINPAIEKMQIEFDVFISEKSLYDDGFVDRAIEMLKNKKLTYKKDNALWLKTTEFGDDKDRVLVKSNGEKTYFASDCGYILNKIERGFHKIIEIWGADHHGYMRRFESAARALGFTGELKFIIAQLVRLVKDGKEVKMSKRAGNVVYIDELIDKVGHDVARFFFLLYSPDTHMNFDLGLAEERSEKNPVFYVQYAHARICSILRKSEILNLKSENLHLLTYEKELSLIKELNKFPELIEEISQTYEVHKLPHYAIKIADKFHDFYESCRVIDEKNSGLSGARLNLVNAVRIILAETLRLMGISAPNKM